From Pandoraea norimbergensis, the proteins below share one genomic window:
- the clpS gene encoding ATP-dependent Clp protease adapter ClpS — MATLPTTHDDTVQERQEQQLKPPSMYKVVLLNDDFTPMEFVVMVIQEYFNKDRESATQIMLKVHREGRGVCGVFTRDVAATKVEQVVSHARQSGHPLQCVMEEA, encoded by the coding sequence ATGGCAACCTTACCGACAACGCATGACGACACCGTACAGGAGCGGCAAGAGCAACAGCTCAAGCCGCCTTCGATGTACAAGGTGGTACTGTTGAACGACGATTTCACCCCGATGGAGTTCGTGGTGATGGTCATTCAGGAATATTTCAATAAGGACCGGGAGTCTGCAACGCAGATCATGCTCAAGGTCCACCGAGAGGGCAGGGGAGTTTGTGGGGTCTTCACGCGCGATGTCGCGGCGACCAAAGTTGAGCAAGTTGTTAGCCATGCAAGGCAGTCCGGGCACCCGCTGCAGTGCGTGATGGAGGAAGCATGA
- a CDS encoding non-heme iron oxygenase ferredoxin subunit, whose translation MSGNWIEAAPREAIPEDDVVGLVVGGRDIALYGVDGEVFATDNVCTHGNARLCDGFLEGHEIECPLHQGKFDVRTGAAMCAPLTEGVKTYPIRIEAGRVYVDLG comes from the coding sequence ATGAGCGGTAACTGGATCGAGGCGGCGCCACGCGAAGCCATCCCCGAAGACGACGTCGTTGGCCTGGTGGTGGGCGGGCGCGACATTGCGCTGTACGGGGTAGACGGCGAGGTGTTCGCGACTGATAACGTGTGCACCCACGGGAACGCGCGCTTGTGCGACGGGTTTCTGGAAGGGCACGAGATCGAATGCCCGTTGCATCAGGGCAAGTTCGACGTGCGCACCGGCGCGGCGATGTGCGCCCCGCTCACCGAGGGGGTGAAGACTTATCCCATTCGGATTGAAGCGGGCAGGGTGTACGTCGATCTGGGCTGA
- a CDS encoding glycosyltransferase family protein, whose translation MKVVHISHTPVAGSPGNIVSALNRLTDIEARHVVFDAAAYQTRTFAVDIDWKRQRDVALEVIAAADVIHIHQIFPMDKTFGADFPQLFTNKKLIRQFHSAPELWAREDMAMRERIVNDPIPQLVIAQGPERFYPFARVVPNVVPLNDPRYMPKPEQASDAGRPVVVFSPSGRSSGWRKRWETKGAPQTLRLLRRLERRGLCEIRLITGTPHDECLRLKQSAAVALDECVTGNYHLSGLEALSQGKPTLGHLDNRVQSQLRRLTGACELPWVDVPLEAAEAPLVELLTNASLRTQIGAASRRWMETYYQESAMVEHYRQAYLDLFNAPNRFTERRIDDATQWLAVSLPNLRWRARRNANAFWRGLWETWHGR comes from the coding sequence ATGAAGGTCGTCCACATCTCGCACACGCCGGTGGCGGGCAGTCCGGGCAACATCGTCTCGGCGCTCAACCGGTTGACCGATATCGAAGCGCGGCACGTCGTCTTTGACGCGGCCGCGTATCAGACGCGCACGTTCGCCGTCGATATCGACTGGAAACGCCAGCGCGATGTGGCACTCGAGGTGATTGCGGCCGCCGACGTTATCCACATCCATCAGATATTTCCGATGGACAAGACGTTCGGCGCCGACTTCCCCCAGCTTTTCACCAATAAGAAGCTGATACGCCAGTTCCATTCAGCGCCCGAGTTGTGGGCGCGCGAGGACATGGCGATGCGCGAGCGAATCGTCAACGATCCGATCCCGCAACTGGTCATCGCGCAAGGCCCCGAGCGCTTTTATCCATTCGCGCGCGTGGTGCCCAACGTCGTGCCGCTCAACGATCCGCGTTATATGCCAAAACCTGAGCAGGCGAGCGACGCGGGCCGTCCTGTTGTGGTCTTTTCGCCCAGTGGGCGTTCATCAGGCTGGCGCAAGCGATGGGAAACCAAAGGCGCGCCGCAAACGCTCCGTCTCTTACGCCGGCTCGAACGCCGTGGGTTATGCGAGATCCGGCTGATTACCGGCACGCCGCATGACGAGTGCCTGCGCCTGAAACAAAGCGCCGCCGTCGCGCTCGATGAGTGTGTGACCGGCAACTACCACCTATCGGGGCTTGAAGCGCTCTCGCAAGGCAAGCCCACGCTCGGTCATCTCGACAACCGCGTGCAGTCGCAACTTCGCCGCCTGACCGGTGCGTGTGAATTGCCGTGGGTCGACGTGCCGCTCGAAGCCGCCGAGGCACCGCTCGTCGAGTTGCTGACGAACGCATCGCTGCGTACGCAGATCGGTGCGGCGTCACGACGCTGGATGGAAACCTACTATCAGGAAAGCGCGATGGTCGAGCACTACCGGCAGGCGTATCTCGATCTCTTCAACGCGCCGAATCGATTCACCGAGCGGCGAATCGACGACGCCACGCAGTGGCTCGCCGTCTCGCTGCCGAACTTGCGCTGGCGGGCGCGGCGAAACGCCAATGCCTTCTGGCGCGGCCTCTGGGAAACGTGGCACGGGCGTTGA
- a CDS encoding LysR family transcriptional regulator, whose amino-acid sequence MDLHTVDLNLLVVFQHLYNARRVSRVAEALGVTQPAVSNALARLRKLFNDELFIRTSRGMLPTPMATELAEPVAAALDALHGVFNRQVAFDPATSQKAFQIAMTDIGEVHFLPRLMHALGEQAPGITVSTVRNTAINLQEEMAAGQVDLAVGHLPDLTSGFFQRRLFRQKYVCMFRPGHPLDRPDGGNAGTLSRDDFERAEQVVVVAAGTGHGQVDEFMARAHVHRNIRLRVPHFVALADILHATDLVATVTEKFAQRSAQHFGLRYVEHPIDVPDIQINLFWHARFHQEPASQWMRNLLFALFSE is encoded by the coding sequence ATGGACCTGCACACTGTCGATCTGAACCTGCTGGTGGTATTCCAGCATCTGTACAACGCACGGCGCGTATCGCGGGTGGCGGAAGCCCTCGGCGTTACGCAGCCTGCTGTCAGCAATGCCCTCGCGCGCTTGCGCAAGTTATTCAACGACGAGCTGTTTATCCGCACCTCGCGGGGCATGTTGCCCACGCCGATGGCGACTGAACTGGCCGAACCGGTGGCTGCGGCGCTCGACGCCCTGCACGGCGTGTTCAATCGTCAGGTGGCGTTCGACCCCGCGACAAGCCAGAAGGCGTTTCAGATTGCGATGACGGACATCGGGGAAGTGCATTTCCTGCCGCGCCTGATGCACGCGCTCGGCGAGCAGGCCCCGGGCATTACGGTGAGCACCGTGCGCAACACGGCAATCAACTTGCAGGAAGAGATGGCGGCCGGACAGGTCGATCTGGCCGTCGGGCACCTTCCCGATCTGACGTCCGGCTTCTTTCAGCGACGACTTTTTCGCCAGAAGTACGTCTGCATGTTCCGCCCCGGACACCCCCTCGATCGGCCCGATGGCGGCAACGCCGGCACACTCTCACGCGACGATTTCGAGCGCGCCGAGCAAGTGGTTGTGGTGGCTGCCGGCACGGGCCACGGTCAGGTCGACGAGTTCATGGCGCGCGCGCACGTGCATCGCAATATTCGCCTGCGGGTGCCGCACTTCGTCGCGCTGGCCGATATCCTGCACGCGACCGATCTCGTCGCGACGGTCACCGAGAAGTTTGCCCAGCGCAGCGCGCAGCACTTCGGCTTGCGTTATGTCGAACATCCGATCGACGTGCCCGACATTCAGATCAATCTGTTCTGGCACGCGCGCTTTCATCAGGAGCCGGCCAGTCAGTGGATGCGCAACTTGCTGTTCGCTCTGTTTTCGGAATGA
- a CDS encoding 2Fe-2S iron-sulfur cluster-binding protein, translated as MEVSVQPLGERFAAAPGDNLLKVLTDRQIPISYSCLSGRCGTCRCKVVSGNVQEAGGYEYRHNAGSDAAASTDGRYVLACQATVQGDCEIELPEIDEVVVHPAKILKATVLAIEPLTHDIQRLVLKPAKPLSFSPGQYATLQFTPEHIRPYSMAGIDADGTLEFHIRRVPGGAVTGYVAEQLKVGDSVRVSGPLGTSYLRTRHDGPMLCVAGGTGLAPVLSIVRGAIARGMTNPIEIYVGARSPSDVYGLAWLRELAARHDGSLRLHVVTTSGVSAVGISAASGTRATPVTPAADVCADVCAEDGSPRSRLGHVTDAIAADFAGAGALAGWRAYLCGAPPMVVAATALLRGRGMDASHIYADAFYARAA; from the coding sequence ATGGAAGTCAGCGTGCAACCGCTCGGCGAGCGCTTTGCCGCCGCGCCCGGCGACAATCTGCTCAAAGTGCTCACCGATCGTCAGATCCCCATTTCGTATAGCTGCCTCTCGGGGCGCTGCGGCACGTGCCGCTGCAAAGTCGTGTCCGGCAACGTGCAGGAGGCCGGGGGCTACGAGTATCGGCACAACGCAGGGAGTGACGCCGCCGCGTCGACCGATGGCCGCTACGTGCTGGCTTGTCAGGCAACGGTGCAAGGCGACTGCGAGATCGAGTTGCCGGAGATCGACGAAGTCGTTGTGCACCCTGCCAAGATTCTCAAAGCGACCGTGCTCGCCATCGAGCCACTCACCCACGACATCCAGCGTCTGGTGCTCAAGCCAGCTAAACCCTTGAGTTTTTCGCCGGGGCAGTATGCGACGCTGCAATTCACGCCGGAACACATCCGGCCGTACTCGATGGCGGGGATCGACGCCGACGGGACGCTCGAATTTCACATTCGCCGTGTGCCGGGTGGCGCGGTCACCGGCTACGTCGCGGAGCAACTGAAGGTCGGCGACTCCGTGCGTGTGTCGGGGCCGCTCGGTACGTCGTATCTGCGTACACGTCACGACGGCCCGATGCTGTGCGTGGCGGGTGGCACCGGGCTCGCACCCGTGCTTTCGATCGTGCGTGGCGCCATTGCCCGTGGCATGACCAATCCCATCGAAATCTATGTGGGCGCACGCTCGCCGTCCGATGTGTACGGCCTCGCATGGTTGCGCGAACTGGCCGCCCGCCATGACGGCAGTCTGCGCTTGCACGTTGTGACAACGAGTGGCGTGTCCGCTGTCGGCATATCGGCCGCGTCTGGCACCCGAGCGACTCCAGTCACCCCAGCCGCCGATGTCTGCGCCGATGTCTGCGCCGAGGACGGCAGCCCGCGATCGCGACTCGGTCACGTGACGGATGCGATTGCTGCCGACTTTGCCGGTGCCGGGGCCTTGGCCGGTTGGCGAGCGTATCTGTGTGGTGCACCGCCGATGGTCGTCGCCGCGACCGCGTTGCTGCGCGGGCGCGGGATGGATGCCAGCCATATCTACGCCGACGCCTTCTATGCCCGGGCGGCATGA
- a CDS encoding SDR family oxidoreductase translates to MATKFQGKAAFVTGGSRGIGAAIVQRLADDGAAVAFTYKGSKAEAEAIAAGIRAAGGRALALQADAADAVALGKAVDEAAREFGKIDILVNNAGVFTMANVADMALEDFDRILDVNVRSVFVASQAALAHMGDGGRIINIGSCNADRMPFAGGAAYAMSKAALVGLVKGMARDLGPRGITVNNVQPGPTATDMNPATGDFAGVMHDLMALKRHAEPSEIAAMVAYVASDEAGFVTGASLTIDGGFNA, encoded by the coding sequence ATGGCAACGAAATTTCAAGGCAAGGCAGCGTTTGTGACGGGTGGCTCGCGCGGTATCGGTGCGGCCATCGTGCAGCGGCTGGCGGACGATGGCGCCGCAGTCGCCTTCACTTACAAAGGCTCGAAGGCAGAAGCCGAAGCCATCGCGGCAGGCATTCGTGCCGCTGGCGGGCGCGCGCTGGCCTTGCAGGCGGATGCTGCCGATGCGGTGGCGCTGGGCAAGGCCGTCGACGAAGCCGCCCGCGAATTCGGCAAGATCGACATTCTCGTGAACAACGCTGGCGTTTTTACCATGGCCAACGTCGCAGACATGGCGCTCGAAGACTTCGACCGGATCCTCGACGTCAACGTGCGCTCGGTGTTCGTGGCCTCGCAGGCGGCGCTTGCGCACATGGGCGACGGTGGCCGCATCATCAACATCGGTTCGTGCAATGCCGATCGTATGCCGTTCGCCGGCGGTGCAGCGTATGCGATGAGCAAGGCGGCGCTCGTTGGGCTGGTCAAAGGGATGGCACGTGACCTCGGCCCGCGTGGCATCACGGTCAACAACGTGCAGCCGGGGCCGACCGCGACCGACATGAATCCGGCGACCGGCGATTTTGCCGGTGTGATGCACGACCTGATGGCACTCAAGCGCCACGCTGAACCGTCGGAAATCGCCGCAATGGTCGCCTACGTCGCCAGCGATGAAGCGGGCTTCGTCACCGGGGCCAGCCTGACCATCGACGGTGGTTTCAACGCGTAA
- a CDS encoding LysR family transcriptional regulator, translating into MEALNLLESFVLSARTGSFSAAARRLGITPAAVSKNVARLEAQIGLRLFHRSTRSLTLSAGGESFLREIDGPFAALTDAVARAAERESAPSGVLKVSMAHAFGRQYLVPMLGEFLTRYPEIVPDWRFDNRSVDVVSEGFDAAIGGGIELTPGVIARRLAPTYTVICASPAYMTDRAMPKHPSDLASFDGVMRRSGMSGRLRAWELRNARGERVNVEAHTRMIFDDPEAIAHAVALGYGIALLPMPHAAPLLDTGRLIRLLPGWCEEYGGLFVYYSNKKQLPLRTRVFVDYVVQSFETQKLAAYFDGR; encoded by the coding sequence ATGGAAGCTCTGAACCTGCTCGAATCCTTCGTCCTCAGCGCGCGCACCGGCAGCTTCTCTGCAGCGGCGCGGCGACTCGGCATCACGCCTGCGGCGGTGAGCAAAAATGTCGCGCGACTGGAAGCGCAGATCGGCTTGCGGCTGTTTCACCGCAGCACGCGCAGTCTCACGCTGAGTGCCGGTGGCGAGTCATTCCTGCGGGAAATCGACGGGCCCTTTGCTGCACTCACCGACGCCGTGGCGCGGGCTGCCGAGCGCGAAAGCGCGCCATCGGGAGTGCTCAAGGTGAGCATGGCGCATGCCTTCGGACGCCAGTATCTGGTGCCCATGCTCGGTGAGTTTCTTACGCGCTACCCGGAGATCGTGCCCGACTGGCGCTTCGATAACCGCAGCGTGGATGTCGTAAGCGAGGGCTTCGACGCTGCCATCGGCGGGGGCATCGAGCTGACGCCCGGGGTCATCGCGCGGCGACTCGCGCCCACCTACACCGTAATTTGCGCGTCGCCGGCGTACATGACGGACCGTGCGATGCCCAAGCACCCCTCCGACCTGGCGTCGTTCGACGGGGTGATGCGCCGCTCGGGAATGTCGGGACGACTGCGCGCGTGGGAGTTGCGCAACGCACGCGGCGAGCGGGTCAATGTGGAAGCGCACACGCGCATGATCTTCGACGACCCCGAGGCGATCGCGCATGCCGTCGCACTCGGCTACGGCATTGCCCTATTGCCGATGCCCCACGCCGCGCCGCTGCTCGACACTGGCCGGCTGATACGGCTGCTGCCGGGCTGGTGCGAGGAATACGGCGGCCTGTTCGTCTATTACTCGAACAAGAAGCAGTTGCCGCTACGCACGCGGGTGTTCGTCGATTACGTGGTGCAATCGTTCGAGACGCAGAAACTGGCGGCTTATTTCGATGGGCGGTGA
- a CDS encoding aromatic ring-hydroxylating dioxygenase subunit alpha: MSEPSTASEASEIWPTEGTSRIPFRVYTDTDLYRRELEQCFYRGHWNYVGLEAEVPNPGDFKRTVIGERSVIVTRDASGEINVVENVCAHRGMKFCREKRGNRTDFHCPYHQWNYDLKGNLQGVPFRRGVKQDGKVNGGMPKDFKPEDHGLTKLKVATRGGVIFASFDHDIESLDDFLGPEIGAYFDRLFDGRKLKLLGYNKQRIPGNWKLMQENIKDPYHPGLLHTWFVTFGLWRADNKSRLVMDAHGRHAAMISTRGQGGGGEVTSGVSSFKEAMSLNDTRFLDIVQEDWWKGPTAVLMTLFPSVILQQQVNSVSTRHIQPRGHDSFDFVWTHFGFEDDTEEMTQRRLRQANLFGPAGFVSADDGEAIECSQEGFEQKPWHRVLAELGGTGVENTDHMVTETLIRGMYAYWRRVMGV, translated from the coding sequence ATGTCAGAGCCGTCAACGGCGTCTGAAGCGTCTGAAATCTGGCCCACTGAGGGCACGAGCCGTATCCCGTTTCGTGTCTATACCGATACGGATCTGTATCGGCGCGAGCTTGAGCAGTGCTTCTATCGTGGCCACTGGAACTATGTCGGACTGGAAGCGGAAGTGCCGAATCCCGGTGACTTCAAGCGCACGGTCATCGGCGAGCGCTCGGTGATTGTCACGCGTGATGCGAGCGGCGAGATCAATGTGGTCGAGAACGTTTGTGCGCATCGCGGCATGAAATTCTGCCGCGAGAAGCGTGGCAATCGGACCGATTTTCACTGCCCCTATCACCAGTGGAACTACGACCTCAAGGGCAACCTTCAGGGTGTGCCGTTCCGTCGGGGCGTCAAGCAGGACGGCAAGGTCAACGGCGGCATGCCGAAAGACTTCAAGCCGGAAGACCACGGCCTCACCAAACTCAAGGTGGCGACGCGCGGCGGTGTGATCTTCGCGTCGTTCGATCACGACATCGAGTCGCTCGACGACTTCCTCGGCCCCGAGATCGGTGCGTACTTCGATCGCTTGTTCGATGGCCGCAAGCTCAAGCTGCTCGGCTATAACAAGCAACGCATTCCGGGTAACTGGAAGCTGATGCAGGAGAACATCAAGGACCCCTATCACCCGGGGCTGCTGCACACGTGGTTTGTCACCTTCGGGCTCTGGCGCGCGGACAACAAGTCGCGTCTGGTCATGGACGCGCACGGCCGTCACGCCGCGATGATCTCCACGCGCGGTCAGGGCGGTGGCGGAGAGGTGACGTCGGGCGTATCGAGCTTCAAGGAAGCGATGTCGCTTAACGACACGCGCTTTCTCGATATCGTGCAGGAAGACTGGTGGAAGGGCCCGACGGCGGTGCTCATGACGCTCTTTCCCAGCGTCATTCTTCAGCAGCAGGTCAACTCGGTTTCCACACGTCACATCCAGCCGCGCGGCCACGATTCGTTCGACTTCGTGTGGACGCACTTTGGCTTCGAAGACGACACCGAAGAGATGACGCAGCGCCGTTTGCGACAGGCCAACCTGTTCGGCCCGGCAGGCTTCGTGTCGGCCGACGATGGCGAGGCGATCGAATGTTCGCAGGAAGGGTTCGAGCAGAAGCCCTGGCACCGCGTGCTGGCGGAACTGGGCGGCACGGGCGTGGAGAACACCGACCACATGGTGACCGAGACGCTGATTCGCGGCATGTACGCGTATTGGCGCCGCGTGATGGGCGTTTGA
- a CDS encoding cold-shock protein, with product MATGTVKWFNDAKGFGFITPDEGGEDLFAHFSAIQMNGFKTLKEGQKVVFEVVQGPKGKQASNIQAPS from the coding sequence ATGGCAACCGGTACGGTCAAATGGTTTAACGATGCCAAGGGTTTTGGTTTCATCACGCCGGATGAAGGTGGCGAAGATCTGTTCGCTCACTTCTCGGCGATCCAGATGAACGGCTTCAAGACCCTGAAGGAAGGTCAGAAGGTGGTCTTCGAGGTGGTGCAAGGCCCCAAGGGCAAGCAGGCTTCGAACATTCAGGCACCGTCCTGA
- a CDS encoding aromatic-ring-hydroxylating dioxygenase subunit beta: MVDFLTFQAVVELNAAYAAALDAQQWDAWPGFFLEDCIYRVQPRENYDMGLPLATLSFESRGMLQDRIYGIRDTLFHDPYYQRHVIGLPSIKALDETTLHVESNYAVFRTKPDQLTDILSVGRYLDIVKQTGDGWKFASRLCIFDSEMIPNSLIYPI; the protein is encoded by the coding sequence ATGGTCGACTTTTTGACGTTTCAAGCCGTTGTAGAACTCAATGCCGCCTATGCGGCGGCGCTCGATGCGCAGCAATGGGATGCGTGGCCGGGGTTTTTCCTAGAAGACTGCATTTACCGCGTGCAGCCACGCGAGAACTACGACATGGGGCTGCCCCTCGCGACACTCTCGTTTGAGAGCCGCGGCATGCTGCAAGACCGCATCTACGGCATCCGCGACACACTCTTTCATGACCCGTACTACCAACGTCACGTGATCGGACTGCCGAGCATCAAGGCGCTCGATGAGACCACGCTGCACGTGGAATCGAACTACGCGGTCTTTCGGACCAAGCCGGATCAGCTCACCGACATTCTGTCGGTTGGCCGTTATCTGGACATCGTCAAACAAACTGGCGACGGGTGGAAATTCGCGTCCCGGTTGTGCATTTTCGACAGCGAGATGATTCCCAACTCGCTGATCTACCCGATCTAA
- a CDS encoding VOC family protein translates to MKVNRIVANIAVPSPEAMQAAQHFYGELLGLDLLMDHGWIATYGNAAKMTVQMSVATEGGAGTPVPDLSIEVDDVDEALLRMRAAGVEIEYGPADEPWGVRRFYVRDPFGRLLNILAHR, encoded by the coding sequence ATGAAGGTCAACCGCATCGTTGCAAACATTGCCGTGCCGTCGCCCGAAGCGATGCAGGCCGCGCAGCACTTCTACGGTGAATTGCTCGGACTGGATTTGCTGATGGATCACGGCTGGATCGCGACGTATGGCAATGCCGCAAAGATGACCGTGCAGATGAGTGTCGCGACTGAGGGCGGTGCGGGTACGCCGGTGCCCGATTTGTCGATCGAAGTCGATGATGTCGACGAAGCGCTTTTGCGCATGCGTGCTGCGGGCGTGGAGATCGAATACGGTCCGGCGGACGAACCTTGGGGCGTGCGCCGCTTTTACGTCCGTGATCCCTTCGGCCGGCTCCTCAACATTCTGGCGCACCGCTAA